One genomic region from Evansella sp. LMS18 encodes:
- a CDS encoding inositol monophosphatase, whose product MDDYKVIYEAAKEWAYEAGRNLKVAVTRELEVEYKTSAADLVTEKDKEIEAFFAEKIKESFPGHFLLGEEGAAGEQGNYEPEKEIVWLVDPIDGTTNFVHTKRNFCVSVGIFAQGQPVAGVIYDPMADEMFHALAGEGVYLNEERIDKKSNGPSSEQALISMNHLWLAPNDYLEEQSLQKMATEIRGFRCIGSAALEMAYVAVGRFDAAIFAGLGPWDFGAAYVLLKEQGMELSTLSGEEIYVFKHSSVLTAHKNLHEKVRAEYIRPLISN is encoded by the coding sequence ATGGATGATTATAAAGTAATTTACGAGGCAGCAAAGGAATGGGCATATGAAGCAGGGAGAAATCTAAAGGTAGCGGTAACCAGGGAGCTGGAAGTGGAGTATAAAACTTCAGCCGCTGATCTGGTAACAGAAAAGGATAAAGAAATTGAAGCGTTTTTTGCGGAGAAAATTAAAGAGTCTTTTCCTGGCCACTTCCTTTTAGGAGAAGAAGGTGCGGCTGGAGAACAAGGTAACTATGAGCCGGAAAAGGAAATCGTCTGGCTGGTTGATCCAATTGATGGAACAACAAACTTTGTACATACAAAGCGGAACTTTTGTGTCTCGGTTGGTATATTTGCACAAGGGCAGCCTGTAGCCGGAGTCATTTATGATCCAATGGCTGATGAAATGTTCCATGCCCTTGCAGGAGAAGGGGTATATTTAAACGAAGAGAGAATAGATAAGAAAAGTAACGGCCCTTCATCTGAACAGGCTTTAATCAGTATGAATCATTTATGGCTGGCACCGAATGATTATCTGGAAGAACAGTCATTGCAGAAGATGGCCACTGAGATCAGGGGCTTCCGCTGTATCGGTTCCGCTGCATTAGAGATGGCCTATGTAGCTGTCGGCCGGTTCGATGCAGCAATTTTCGCCGGGCTCGGACCGTGGGATTTTGGAGCGGCATATGTCCTGCTCAAAGAACAGGGAATGGAGCTGTCGACCCTCAGCGGTGAAGAGATTTACGTGTTTAAACATTCTTCTGTGTTAACAGCTCATAAGAATCTTCATGAAAAAGTTCGCGCTGAATACATCCGTCCATTAATTTCTAATTGA
- the phnE gene encoding phosphonate ABC transporter, permease protein PhnE, translated as MEKQENNQPTEKKKYPLTPKGVKWYIGSVIAVVIGLYFLAAYQTEAFPDRVIDGLPIIFLFAVDDLWPPNWSYLPRVAMALLETWNMALFSTTLAAIVALPVSFIASSNINRNPLFYQGVRNFLNLLRTIPEIILAVLFVALVGIGAVSGILALFVFSIGILAKLISETIEAIDPGPVEAVRASGGNVFQVITFGIMPQILPQFASYTLYVLEINVKASVVLGFVGAGGIGIILRQQLNTFNYANVATIILVTFVAISIIDLISNRVRERLE; from the coding sequence ATGGAAAAGCAGGAAAACAATCAACCTACAGAGAAAAAGAAATATCCTCTTACCCCAAAAGGCGTGAAGTGGTATATCGGGTCTGTAATAGCTGTGGTGATTGGCCTGTATTTTCTCGCTGCCTATCAGACAGAAGCCTTTCCCGACAGGGTGATTGACGGGCTGCCAATCATTTTCCTATTTGCAGTCGATGACTTATGGCCGCCTAACTGGAGCTATTTGCCAAGGGTAGCAATGGCTTTACTGGAAACTTGGAATATGGCACTTTTCAGTACAACGCTTGCTGCAATAGTTGCATTGCCAGTCAGTTTTATAGCTTCAAGCAACATTAACAGAAATCCGCTTTTTTACCAGGGAGTGCGTAATTTTCTGAACCTGCTGAGAACAATCCCTGAGATTATCCTCGCTGTATTGTTTGTTGCGCTCGTAGGGATTGGTGCCGTGTCAGGTATTCTCGCTTTATTCGTCTTCTCAATAGGGATACTTGCGAAGCTGATAAGTGAAACGATTGAAGCGATCGACCCTGGACCTGTGGAAGCGGTAAGGGCTTCAGGGGGAAATGTCTTTCAGGTAATTACTTTTGGGATTATGCCACAGATTTTACCTCAGTTTGCATCTTATACTCTTTATGTTCTGGAGATAAATGTGAAAGCCTCTGTTGTGCTTGGTTTCGTTGGCGCCGGCGGTATTGGTATTATACTGCGCCAGCAGCTGAACACGTTCAACTATGCTAATGTGGCAACAATCATCCTCGTGACATTCGTAGCGATCTCAATCATTGACTTGATTAGTAATCGCGTAAGGGAGCGGTTAGAATAA
- the phnE gene encoding phosphonate ABC transporter, permease protein PhnE has product MSEKPKVSLRMAMTKKQKTYFYIIMFILSALYINAFFTTSFSVSGSAASPLETLRRIFIVPITNMDYIVQFPVYIGYMLETIAIAYAGVAVATILAIPVAFLAARNISNRFSYIGKSILNAIRAIPELIFAIIFVAAVGIGPYAGVLAISINSIGMLGKLYAEVIESIDKSNIDAIKASGGNRIQAMWYGVLPQVLPEFSSYSIYRFEIDVRASTVLGIVGAGGIGAPLILATYQRNWEDVGMILIVVVVFVSIIDLISGKIRKKLV; this is encoded by the coding sequence ATGAGTGAAAAACCAAAAGTATCATTACGTATGGCAATGACAAAGAAACAAAAGACTTATTTTTATATCATCATGTTTATTCTTAGTGCGTTATATATAAATGCATTCTTTACCACTTCTTTCTCTGTTTCAGGATCCGCAGCCTCGCCACTGGAAACATTAAGGCGAATATTTATTGTGCCGATTACCAATATGGACTATATTGTCCAGTTTCCAGTATATATAGGCTATATGCTGGAGACTATTGCAATCGCATACGCTGGCGTGGCAGTGGCGACAATCCTGGCAATCCCTGTTGCGTTTCTCGCAGCACGTAACATATCGAACCGTTTTTCGTACATTGGAAAATCCATTCTAAACGCCATCCGTGCTATCCCGGAATTAATCTTTGCGATTATCTTCGTAGCAGCAGTTGGTATTGGACCGTATGCCGGTGTGCTTGCTATCAGTATCAACTCCATCGGGATGCTCGGGAAACTGTATGCCGAGGTAATTGAATCCATTGATAAGAGCAATATTGATGCTATAAAGGCGAGCGGCGGTAACAGAATTCAGGCAATGTGGTATGGTGTCCTGCCGCAGGTACTTCCGGAGTTCTCTTCTTACTCGATATACCGGTTCGAGATTGATGTACGTGCATCTACTGTTTTAGGTATTGTAGGAGCGGGTGGTATTGGTGCCCCGCTTATCCTGGCAACGTACCAGCGAAACTGGGAAGATGTAGGTATGATTTTAATCGTTGTCGTTGTATTCGTAAGTATCATTGATTTAATCAGTGGTAAAATCCGTAAGAAGTTAGTTTAA